The following are encoded together in the Candidatus Sericytochromatia bacterium genome:
- a CDS encoding SDR family NAD(P)-dependent oxidoreductase — protein sequence MPRSPQTMPPIAVVGVSALFPGSSDAQGFWRDILAARDLIGDVPESHWLVDDYYDPDPSAKDKTYCKRGGFLSAVDFDPVEFGIPPSILPATDTSQLLALLVAKQVLDDATRGQFASMDKERCSVILGVTSGQELFIEMASRLQRPIWVKAMREGGLPESQVQALAEKMADSYVPWQESSFPGLLGNVVAGRIANRFDLGGTNCVTDAACASSLSALAMGINELVLGHSDMVITGGVDTFNDISMYMCFSKTPALSPTGDCRPFSDQADGTILGEGLAMIALKRLEDAERDGDRIYAVLKGLGSSSDGRALSVYAPLSAGQAKALRRAYDSAGYGPDTVELVEAHGTGTKAGDAAEFGGLQMVFDETRRADRQWCALGSVKSQIGHTKATAGAASLFKTIMALHHKVLPPTIKVERPNPKLNLPETAFYINTQARPWVRGKDHPRRASVSSFGFGGSNFHVTFEEYRGSAESAPRMRTLPTELVLLSADSATALLGAAEALLSGEAVEAAQAEGIVRFLAHRTQATYDANKPYRLALVAADALELQGKLTQARETIQAAPDSPFANPAGVYYGVGAAAGPVAFLFPGQGSQYVGMGADLAMAFDRARMVWDQAAAIEMLDPLTGKPSQRLHDVAFPIPVFDDADREAQQARLTATEWAQPALGAASLATLALLRASGLRPASVGGHSFGEVTALAAAGVVEERAALRIARRRGELMAKAAAEGGSPGAMTAVVASAAELRQHTEVWGLPVVVANDNGPRQVVLSGPQEAIVQAEAKLKAAGLRARRLPVATAFHSPLVAPSAKPFADFLAGIEFRPASLPVMSNAEAAAYPKADPEGQRALLASQLAQSVRFVEMIDAMYAAGARVFLEVGPGAVLTGLVSEILKGRPHQAIATDRRGLSGVTALWHALGQLAVAGSSMDYMPLWEGFAVPVDPRARKKPAFALPITGTNYGKVYPPPGGAAALPPPNPEQPERFDPPPTPVSPPVSAPAAAPSVSDPMTHTPSSQDPALTAFAMYQHALAESHQAYLRAMEASLVQTQLAYMRSIEASFQAFGGQPVAPANWAPSLPVMPAMPAVPFAVPPVPPEAWAAHVAPPAVAASPSVVSPGGVAASLPAAAVAPASPPAAVAPAPTPERVVPPAVAAPALPVAAVSPSPALPAAPPAAAPAAAAPVAAPLPDLEGLMLAVVADKTGYPVEMLELGMALEADLGIDSIKRVEILGAVQERVPGLPEFDAGEMSAMKTLGEIVDFMRRGLGGSPAVAPAAVAGLQVTTDLPAAPLPAADGAAVAAPGPDLEGLMLQVVAEKTGYPVEMLELGMALEADLGIDSIKRVEILGAVQERVPSLPEFDAGEMAALKTLGEIVAFMRRGLAGSGAAPAAVASAPASPPVSAAPAAGSSAHSAEAIAALMLAVVAEKTGYPVEMLNLDMALEADLGIDSIKRVEILGAVQERLPGLPEFDAGEMAALKTLGQIVSHIERLLGGGAPDPGPGSGSAAPALTPAALDATVGLASPAEVRTLVPQASVSPPEALAPPPDLPPLEQTPRGADTPPAVTLQSPDTPVSGPSAEEASEPAEAQALASVSPPKAAKSRAKRASHGAGDASPFGSAFRAGQGGLRQVLRLEDVAPGGDRLEVSGTALVAPGQAPRELADALVAALGRQGIEASVGEEPGEDTGLVICLQALTDQAGPETAAALHRDVLAIARAVAPRFAKQGGVFVTVQNTGGDFGLGGQIGEQAWLAGLTGLVKTAAHEWPEAHCKAIDLWEPGASPKAVAERLVDEILLGGPDLEVGLQRDGQRFVPVLAHADADVVAVAPWIDQNSVVLASGGARGVTAVALEALARACKPKIVLLGRSPLIDEPEAVKGLKEGAEMKRALLELARAEGRPLTPAELGRQVSQITAAREVRDTLKALRRAGSEALYLEFDVRDKTQVEAALAPIRQAYGPITAIVHGAGVLADKFIADLTPDQFDRVFETKVGGLRALLAATADDPITAICMFSSIAARTGNVGQAAYAMANEVLNKVAQAEAARRGNHCLVKSLNWGPWAGGMVTPELKAHFEKQGVPLIPLAMGAQMFVDEFRVAEPGDVEIVLAGPAEGASPDPSTHLSVLLDHRSHPQMDGHRIQDSPVLPVVQVLDWFIRAAVDTRPDLVFSALKDLKVLKGVPLERYHVGGDRFTVRCNEAGQALLTEIEMELRSDDGPPFYRGTAILTNPANRLAPLPPLLPLELEACTWSHDEMYGAMLFHGPSFQVLRTIEGVSRDGMAATMVGLTEQGWPEGSYQTDVAALDGGLQLARLWGYHMAKRPSLPTSIAEFRRYVPGPTEGPLRVELRGRSVTKHRTLSDIRFATLDGSLVADMRGVEMHFLPERKQPVSAAAGEPVGA from the coding sequence ATGCCCCGGTCTCCCCAAACGATGCCCCCGATCGCCGTTGTCGGCGTGAGCGCCCTGTTCCCTGGCTCGTCCGATGCCCAGGGGTTCTGGCGTGACATTCTCGCGGCGCGTGACCTGATCGGGGACGTCCCGGAATCCCACTGGCTGGTCGACGATTATTACGACCCGGACCCCAGCGCCAAGGACAAAACGTACTGCAAGCGGGGGGGCTTCTTGTCCGCCGTCGATTTCGATCCGGTCGAGTTCGGCATCCCCCCGAGCATCCTGCCCGCCACCGATACCTCGCAGCTGCTGGCGTTGCTGGTGGCCAAGCAGGTGCTGGACGATGCCACGCGCGGCCAGTTCGCGTCGATGGACAAGGAGCGCTGCAGCGTGATCCTCGGGGTCACCAGCGGACAGGAACTCTTCATCGAGATGGCCAGCCGCCTCCAACGCCCGATCTGGGTCAAGGCCATGCGGGAGGGTGGATTGCCCGAAAGCCAGGTGCAGGCCTTGGCGGAGAAGATGGCCGATTCCTACGTGCCCTGGCAGGAATCGTCGTTCCCGGGCTTGCTGGGCAACGTGGTCGCAGGGCGGATCGCCAATCGGTTCGACCTCGGTGGCACCAATTGTGTCACCGATGCGGCCTGTGCCAGTTCTCTCTCGGCCCTGGCGATGGGCATCAATGAACTGGTGCTGGGCCACTCCGACATGGTCATCACCGGCGGGGTCGACACCTTCAACGACATCTCGATGTACATGTGTTTCTCCAAGACGCCGGCGCTCTCGCCGACCGGGGACTGCCGTCCCTTCTCGGACCAGGCGGATGGCACGATCTTGGGAGAAGGCTTGGCCATGATCGCGCTCAAGCGCCTCGAAGACGCGGAACGCGATGGTGACCGCATCTACGCCGTCCTCAAGGGGCTTGGGAGTTCCTCCGACGGCCGCGCGCTGAGCGTGTACGCGCCCTTGTCCGCAGGGCAGGCCAAGGCGTTGCGCCGCGCCTATGACAGCGCGGGGTACGGCCCCGACACCGTCGAGTTGGTGGAGGCTCACGGCACCGGCACCAAGGCCGGCGACGCCGCTGAGTTCGGCGGCCTGCAGATGGTGTTCGATGAAACGCGCCGCGCCGACCGGCAGTGGTGCGCGCTGGGCTCCGTGAAAAGTCAGATCGGGCACACCAAGGCGACGGCGGGTGCAGCCAGTCTCTTCAAGACCATCATGGCCCTGCACCACAAGGTGCTGCCGCCCACCATCAAGGTGGAGCGCCCCAACCCGAAGCTCAACCTGCCTGAAACGGCCTTCTACATCAACACGCAAGCCCGGCCGTGGGTGCGTGGCAAGGACCATCCTCGCCGGGCGTCCGTCAGTTCCTTCGGCTTCGGCGGCAGCAACTTCCACGTCACCTTCGAAGAATATCGCGGCTCAGCCGAATCCGCGCCGCGCATGCGCACCCTGCCGACCGAGCTGGTACTGCTCTCGGCGGATTCCGCGACGGCCTTGCTGGGCGCGGCGGAGGCCTTGCTGTCCGGTGAGGCCGTGGAGGCCGCTCAGGCAGAGGGCATCGTGCGCTTTCTGGCGCATCGCACGCAGGCCACCTACGACGCGAACAAGCCCTACCGCCTGGCGCTGGTCGCCGCGGATGCCTTGGAACTCCAGGGCAAGCTGACGCAGGCCAGAGAGACCATTCAAGCGGCGCCCGACAGCCCGTTCGCGAATCCCGCAGGCGTCTACTACGGGGTGGGGGCCGCGGCAGGCCCTGTGGCCTTCCTGTTCCCCGGACAGGGCAGCCAGTACGTGGGCATGGGAGCTGACCTGGCCATGGCCTTTGACCGCGCGCGGATGGTCTGGGATCAGGCGGCCGCGATCGAGATGCTGGACCCCCTGACGGGCAAGCCCAGTCAGCGCTTGCACGACGTGGCCTTCCCCATTCCCGTGTTCGACGATGCCGATCGGGAGGCGCAGCAGGCGCGCTTGACGGCCACCGAATGGGCCCAGCCGGCGCTGGGCGCTGCCAGCCTCGCGACGCTGGCGCTGCTGCGGGCCTCCGGGCTTCGGCCGGCCAGCGTGGGCGGCCACTCCTTCGGGGAAGTCACGGCGCTCGCGGCGGCTGGTGTGGTCGAGGAACGGGCCGCCCTGCGGATCGCGCGGCGGCGCGGGGAACTGATGGCCAAGGCGGCCGCCGAGGGCGGTAGCCCGGGGGCCATGACGGCGGTGGTTGCCTCGGCGGCTGAACTGCGTCAGCACACCGAAGTCTGGGGCTTGCCCGTGGTGGTGGCCAATGACAACGGGCCCCGCCAGGTGGTGCTCTCCGGACCCCAGGAGGCCATCGTGCAGGCCGAGGCCAAGCTCAAGGCGGCTGGCTTGCGGGCCCGGCGCTTGCCTGTGGCGACGGCCTTTCATTCGCCGCTGGTGGCCCCCTCCGCCAAGCCGTTCGCCGATTTCCTGGCCGGCATCGAGTTCCGTCCCGCCTCCTTGCCGGTGATGAGCAATGCCGAGGCGGCCGCCTACCCGAAGGCCGACCCCGAAGGGCAGCGGGCGCTGCTGGCGTCGCAGCTGGCCCAGTCCGTTCGCTTCGTGGAGATGATCGACGCCATGTACGCGGCCGGTGCGCGGGTCTTCCTGGAGGTTGGCCCCGGGGCGGTTCTGACGGGCCTGGTCTCCGAGATTCTCAAGGGGCGCCCGCACCAGGCGATCGCCACGGACCGCCGCGGCCTTTCCGGCGTGACGGCCCTGTGGCATGCTTTGGGTCAGCTGGCGGTGGCGGGCTCCTCCATGGATTACATGCCGCTTTGGGAAGGCTTTGCCGTGCCGGTCGACCCCCGCGCGCGGAAAAAGCCTGCCTTCGCGTTGCCCATCACGGGCACCAACTACGGCAAGGTGTATCCTCCGCCGGGCGGAGCCGCCGCGTTGCCGCCTCCCAATCCGGAGCAACCTGAACGTTTCGACCCGCCTCCGACTCCCGTTTCCCCTCCGGTGTCCGCCCCAGCCGCGGCGCCCAGTGTGAGCGACCCGATGACGCATACCCCTTCGTCCCAAGATCCCGCCCTCACCGCCTTCGCGATGTACCAGCACGCGCTGGCGGAAAGTCACCAGGCGTATCTGCGGGCGATGGAAGCCTCCTTGGTGCAAACCCAGCTCGCCTACATGCGCTCGATCGAAGCCTCGTTCCAGGCTTTCGGGGGTCAACCTGTGGCACCGGCCAACTGGGCGCCCAGTCTGCCGGTCATGCCGGCCATGCCCGCGGTGCCATTTGCCGTGCCGCCCGTGCCGCCCGAGGCCTGGGCCGCGCATGTTGCCCCGCCGGCCGTTGCGGCTTCGCCCTCGGTGGTGTCGCCGGGCGGCGTCGCGGCGAGTTTGCCCGCCGCTGCGGTGGCTCCCGCCAGCCCGCCGGCCGCGGTGGCGCCCGCCCCCACTCCGGAACGGGTCGTGCCGCCGGCCGTGGCCGCGCCTGCCCTGCCGGTGGCTGCCGTATCGCCTTCGCCGGCCCTGCCGGCTGCTCCCCCCGCTGCTGCGCCCGCGGCCGCTGCCCCGGTGGCCGCGCCCTTGCCCGACCTGGAAGGGCTGATGCTGGCCGTGGTGGCGGACAAGACCGGCTACCCGGTCGAGATGCTGGAACTCGGAATGGCCCTCGAGGCCGATCTCGGCATCGACTCGATCAAGCGCGTCGAGATTCTCGGCGCCGTGCAGGAGCGCGTGCCGGGTCTGCCTGAATTCGACGCCGGCGAGATGTCGGCCATGAAGACCCTCGGGGAGATCGTCGATTTCATGCGACGGGGCCTGGGGGGCTCGCCGGCTGTCGCGCCTGCCGCCGTCGCGGGCTTGCAAGTGACCACTGACTTGCCCGCCGCCCCGCTGCCCGCTGCGGATGGCGCCGCAGTGGCGGCCCCTGGCCCCGACCTGGAAGGCCTGATGCTCCAGGTGGTGGCCGAGAAGACGGGCTACCCGGTCGAAATGCTGGAACTCGGAATGGCCCTGGAGGCGGACCTCGGCATCGACTCGATCAAACGCGTCGAGATTCTGGGGGCCGTGCAGGAGCGGGTCCCCTCGCTGCCGGAGTTCGACGCCGGTGAGATGGCGGCCCTCAAGACCCTGGGCGAGATCGTGGCCTTCATGCGCCGCGGGCTGGCCGGCAGCGGGGCAGCCCCTGCGGCCGTGGCGTCCGCTCCCGCATCGCCGCCCGTTTCCGCGGCCCCGGCCGCGGGCTCGTCGGCGCACTCCGCCGAGGCGATCGCCGCCTTGATGCTGGCGGTGGTGGCGGAAAAGACCGGCTACCCCGTCGAGATGCTGAATCTCGACATGGCCCTGGAGGCGGACCTCGGCATCGACTCGATCAAACGCGTGGAAATTCTGGGCGCGGTCCAGGAGCGCCTGCCTGGTCTGCCGGAATTCGATGCCGGAGAGATGGCGGCCCTCAAGACCCTGGGACAGATCGTCTCCCACATTGAGCGCCTGCTGGGCGGCGGGGCGCCGGACCCCGGCCCGGGCTCCGGGAGCGCGGCGCCGGCGCTGACGCCGGCCGCCCTGGACGCGACGGTTGGCCTCGCCTCGCCCGCGGAGGTCAGAACCCTGGTGCCTCAGGCGAGCGTCTCTCCGCCGGAGGCGCTCGCGCCGCCCCCGGACCTACCACCGCTCGAGCAGACTCCGCGGGGCGCCGACACGCCGCCTGCCGTCACGCTCCAGAGCCCCGACACGCCTGTGTCGGGGCCCTCTGCCGAAGAAGCCTCGGAACCTGCTGAGGCGCAGGCGCTTGCCTCGGTGTCCCCCCCCAAGGCTGCCAAGTCGCGCGCCAAGCGTGCCTCGCACGGGGCAGGTGATGCCTCGCCCTTCGGCTCGGCCTTTCGCGCGGGGCAGGGCGGCCTGCGGCAGGTCCTGCGACTCGAAGACGTGGCCCCGGGGGGCGATCGCCTCGAAGTGAGCGGCACGGCGCTGGTCGCCCCCGGCCAGGCCCCCCGCGAGCTGGCCGACGCCCTGGTGGCGGCGCTCGGTCGACAGGGGATCGAGGCTTCGGTGGGCGAGGAGCCGGGCGAGGACACCGGGTTGGTGATCTGCCTGCAGGCCCTGACCGATCAGGCCGGGCCGGAGACCGCCGCCGCCCTGCACCGTGACGTGCTGGCGATCGCCCGGGCCGTGGCGCCTCGCTTCGCCAAGCAGGGGGGCGTCTTCGTGACGGTCCAGAACACGGGCGGCGATTTCGGTCTCGGAGGCCAGATCGGGGAGCAGGCCTGGTTGGCCGGCCTGACGGGCCTGGTCAAGACGGCGGCTCACGAGTGGCCCGAAGCCCATTGCAAGGCGATCGACCTGTGGGAACCCGGTGCGTCGCCGAAGGCCGTGGCGGAGCGTCTGGTGGATGAGATCTTGCTGGGTGGGCCGGACCTGGAAGTGGGCCTGCAACGCGATGGCCAGCGCTTCGTGCCGGTCCTGGCCCACGCCGACGCCGATGTGGTCGCGGTGGCCCCCTGGATCGATCAGAACTCGGTGGTGCTGGCCTCCGGCGGGGCCCGTGGCGTGACGGCCGTGGCCCTGGAGGCGCTGGCGCGGGCGTGCAAGCCCAAGATCGTGCTGCTGGGACGCTCTCCTCTGATCGACGAACCGGAGGCCGTCAAGGGCCTGAAAGAGGGTGCTGAAATGAAGCGGGCCTTGCTGGAACTGGCCCGGGCGGAGGGGCGTCCGCTGACGCCGGCGGAACTGGGACGTCAGGTTTCCCAGATCACGGCGGCGCGTGAGGTGCGCGATACCCTCAAGGCCCTGCGTCGGGCCGGCTCCGAGGCGCTCTACCTGGAATTCGACGTGCGCGACAAGACCCAGGTGGAGGCGGCCCTGGCGCCGATTCGCCAGGCTTACGGCCCGATCACGGCAATCGTGCACGGGGCGGGCGTGCTGGCCGACAAGTTCATCGCCGACCTCACGCCCGATCAGTTCGACCGGGTCTTCGAAACCAAGGTCGGCGGCCTGCGCGCCTTGCTCGCGGCCACGGCCGACGACCCCATCACCGCCATCTGCATGTTCAGTTCGATCGCGGCCCGCACCGGCAATGTCGGTCAAGCGGCCTACGCCATGGCCAACGAGGTGCTCAACAAGGTCGCCCAGGCCGAGGCCGCGCGCCGGGGCAATCACTGCCTGGTGAAGTCGCTGAACTGGGGACCTTGGGCCGGCGGCATGGTGACGCCTGAATTGAAGGCCCACTTCGAGAAGCAAGGGGTCCCGTTGATCCCGCTGGCCATGGGGGCCCAGATGTTCGTGGACGAATTCCGCGTGGCGGAACCGGGTGATGTCGAGATCGTGCTCGCCGGACCGGCGGAGGGGGCCTCGCCGGACCCCTCCACCCATCTTTCGGTGCTGCTCGACCACCGCAGCCACCCCCAGATGGATGGTCATCGGATCCAGGACTCGCCCGTCTTGCCGGTGGTGCAGGTGCTTGACTGGTTCATCCGGGCGGCGGTCGATACGCGGCCGGACCTGGTCTTCTCCGCATTGAAGGACCTGAAGGTGCTGAAGGGCGTGCCGCTGGAGCGCTACCACGTGGGGGGCGATCGCTTCACCGTGCGCTGCAACGAGGCGGGCCAGGCCTTGCTGACCGAGATCGAGATGGAACTCCGAAGCGACGATGGTCCTCCCTTCTACCGCGGGACGGCCATCCTGACCAACCCGGCCAACCGCCTGGCGCCCCTTCCGCCGTTGCTGCCGCTGGAACTGGAGGCCTGTACCTGGAGCCACGACGAGATGTACGGGGCCATGCTCTTTCACGGTCCCTCGTTTCAGGTGTTGCGGACGATCGAGGGCGTCTCTCGCGACGGAATGGCGGCGACCATGGTCGGCCTGACCGAGCAGGGTTGGCCCGAAGGGTCTTACCAGACCGATGTGGCCGCGCTCGACGGCGGGCTGCAACTGGCGCGTCTTTGGGGGTACCACATGGCCAAGCGGCCCTCGCTGCCCACCTCCATTGCGGAGTTCCGGCGCTACGTACCGGGGCCGACCGAGGGGCCATTGCGCGTCGAGTTGCGCGGCCGATCCGTCACCAAGCACCGCACGCTCTCCGACATCCGTTTCGCCACACTCGACGGCTCGCTCGTGGCCGACATGCGCGGGGTCGAGATGCATTTCTTGCCGGAACGCAAGCAGCCTGTTTCGGCCGCTGCCGGTGAGCCCGTTGGGGCGTAG